The nucleotide window ATTTCCGCTCTGTTTTCCGCCGACAACAACAATTGCATCATTTTTCTCGGCAAGGTTACGGATTTCAGCCTGACGTTTTTCAGTGGAGCCGCAAATGGTATCAAATATTTTATAATGGGGCAAATGGGTTTTACACCAGACTTTTATTTGATCAAAAAAAGCTGTATTTTGAGTGGTTTGAGCGACAACAACGGCAGATTCAAACCTGGGCAGTGCCAACAGCTGATCCATGGATGTGATTGTATGACCTTTTGCCTTTGCATATCCCAAAAGACCCACAACTTCAGGGTGTTTCTCATCTCCTATAATGATTGTGGAATAACCTTTTTGAGCATATTTGCTAATAATCATCTGAACCTTCACCACCCTGGGACAGGTTGCATTAATAACAGTAAAACCCGCATCCCTAAGGGCTTTTTCATCCTCCGGCGGTACTCCGTGAGCCCGGATTAAAACAATACCGCTGCCTTTTTCCGGAATTTCATCAATCCTGAAAATCCGCTTTTCTTCAAGCATCTGCAACACCTGGGGATTATGAATCAAAGGGCCATAGGTATAAATCGGCTCCTTTGACATATTGGAAGCATCCAGCACCATATCCACAGCACGCCTGACCCCCATACAGAACCCGGCTGTTTTAGCCACACATATCTTCATGAAACCCCGCTCAAAAAATCCACCAGGCGCTGAAACTCTGTTTTGGATTTAAAATTGATTTCTATCTTGCCTTTATCTCCTTTTTTTTGAATCCTGACGCTGGATTGAATCCGGCTGGAAAGCAGGGAACAGGTGTCATCAAGAAATTGTTTTTCTTCGGCAGATATTGTTTTGTTCAATTTGGGAGAAACTTTTTTGGCATTGTTTACCAATTGTTCGGTTTCTCTTACAGACAATGCTTTTTTAATGACGATTTCAAAAAGATGAATCCGGCTTTCTTCTGAATCAGCACCTAAAAGAGCCCTTGCATGTCCCATGGATATTTGTTCTGCAACAAGGCTGTCTTTAATCACCTGGGGAAGACTTCTGAGGCGCAGCAGGTTGGCAATTGTGGAACGATTCTTTCCTATCTTTTTTGCAACCTTTTCCTGGGTATAATCAAATTCCTTGATCAACCGGTGATAGGCTTGAGCCTCTTCAAGAACATTTAAATTCTGCCTTTGGATATTCTCAATAATGGAAACCTCCAATACCTGTTCATCTGTAAGATTTTTTACAAACACGGGCACATGAGTCAAATCAGCTTCCCTGGCGGCACGAAGCCTTCTCTCTCCTGCGATCAACTCATAAGAATCATCAAGTTTTCTTACCAGCAAGGGTTGCAAAACCCCCTGCTGTGCTATGGAATCCTTTAATTTGTCCAGTTCTTCCCGATCAAATACGGTTCTGGGCTGATACCTGTTAGGTGCTATTTCATCAACAGAACACATCAAAAAATCAGGGCTGCTCTCAGGCGTATCAAACGAATCAAAATCAGGAATCAGGGCTGAAATACCTCTACCAAGACCGGTTTTTTTTTTTTTTTTGTTTATCATCTTTTCAAAAATTCCCTTGCAAATGCAACATAGCTCTTTGATCCTTGTGACTGTTTGTCATATATAATAGCAGGCAATCCATAACTGGGTGCCTCTCCAAGCTTTACATTACGCGGTATTTTTGTTTTGAAAACCATATCTTTAAAATATTTTTTTGCATCTTCAACCACCTGTTGAGCAAGATTGGTTCGTTTATCATACATGGTCAAAAGAATTCCCTTGATTTTCAATCCCGGATTAAAAGAAGATTTGACCCGCTTTATGGTGTCCAGCAACTGCCCAAGGCCTTCAAGCGCATAAAATTCACTTTGAAGGGGTATCAAGACTGCATCTGAAGCCGTAAATGCATTTAATGTCAACAAACTTAAGGCTGGCGGACAATCAATAATAATATAATCAAATTTTTCCTTTACCTGTTCCAGAAGCATTTTCAATTTTTTTACCCTGTCGTCGGCAGACACCATTTCAATTTCAAACCCGATAAGATCAATATCGGACGGAATCATCATTAGTTTAGGCATCATTGTAGGACAGATAATATCATTAATATCAGCCTCACCAATGAGACCTTGATACAACGAATGTTCCAGGGATAGTTTGTCAATTCCCATTCCGGTTGTTGCATTGGCCTGGGAATCACAATCTACAAGCAAAGTTTTTTTCCCGATTTTGGCAAGTGCGGCTGAAAGGTTAACAGAGGTAGTTGTCTTGCCAACGCCCCCCTTCTGGTTCGCTATACTGATAATCTGGGTCATAATCAAAATTCCTTATCATAATTGCCATCCTTAGGCAATCAGTTAAAAACATCAAATCCCCTTTTCCATCGTACAGAGCAGACACATAAAAAAAGCCTTGTACGGCAATTAAATTGCCGCACAAGACTCAAGTTTGATCTTAAATTCAAGAATGCCTATTACATGGCCGATTCCGGGTGAAATACATCCACATCTTTCAAATCATCACCAAGATACTCTCTTTCATTGGGACCCAGTATTCCCAGGGAAAGGTTTAAGAGTGTCCACAGATGTGTGGTTTGCCATGCATGATCATTGACTTCAGCCATATCATGCACCTGGGCATGACAATTATGGCAGGGCGTAATGCAGTACGAAGCTTTGGTTGCAAGGATCTGGTTGGCTTTGGTCTGCCCGTAAGCCCGCCGCTGCTCCTGGAAACCTGACTGGAGATACCCGCCCCCCCCGCCGCAGCAGAAATTATTGGAGCGGTTGGGTGTCATGTCAACAAAATTTTCCTCTCCCACAACCGCCTTGACAACATATCTCAAATCTTCGGCAACCGGGTCGCCAAACGATTTTCTGACCAGCTGACAGGGATCTTGAACCGTGAACTTGATTTGTCTTTCCTTGTTCCAGTCCGAAGATGGCTTGAGTTTTCCATCCCTGATCCATTCGGCATAAAGTTGAATGATACTTTTGATTTCAAAATTGTAAGGTATATTGAATTTTTGCAATCCAGCCCGGACTGCGAAAAGTTCGTGACCTCACTCGGTGTTTAGCCAGACTTTGCAGCCCAGATCCTCCACTGCCTTTACCTTTGTCCGAACAATCTTTTCCCAGGATTCATCGTCTGCGGAAAACAGGCAATAATTTTCTGCTGCCCAGCCTTTAGTCCCATAGGTCCAGTCTGCACCTGCCAGGTGCATAATTTTCCACAGCGGAACCATTTCATCCGGTTCAGTCACAGGCTCTCTTGAGTTCTGGTTTAAAAAGTAATAGGCACCTTCCCTGTTTATGTCCGCCTTCATTTCAGCAAACTCAGGCTGTGATTCCTGGTACTCTTCAAGAACGTCTTCCACCACAAACTGGAAATCTTCTTCATTGGCACCCATTGCTGAACAAGTATCGTGTTTCAATGCCATGTCACAAGAGCTTGTAATTCCTTTTGGCTTTTTATCTTTTGGCCATTGTGCCCTTGCATTGAAAACAAGCTGCGGAATATTAATCTGCATCGGACACACATACATGCACCGTGTACACATGGAACACATCCACACCCAGTTCGTACTCAAGATTTCTTCATCCATTCCAAGCGCCGCCATTCTCAGGAACTTTCTTGGATCCATACCGTCAAGGCCCGTTGCAGGACAACCAGATGCGCATGCACCGCATGTCAGGCATGCGTTCAGGTTTCCGCCATCCGGCAGAAGTTTCATTACCTTGTCTTTAAAGGCGCTCTTTCTTGCGCCTCCAATTTTAATAGCTGTATCTCCCATGCTATTGTTCCCCCTATTGATTCAGATCTGTTGATTTAAATCTATTGATTCAAACCTGTTGATTCAATTTTAAAGCCTTATTGTTTATGATATAATTCAAGGCTTTGACTTATGGTACTGTACGTTCCCCCAATTTTTGGAACAGTTTTTATTGTGTTTTATTCCATAATTTATGTCAACCTTAATTTTATATGCCAAGTTCAAAAGTTGACTTTTTTAAACTTTACATTACTATTCAAAGGCCATGAAAAAACTAAAAAAAATAGAATCACTTTGTTCCAATGTTATGTTAAAAGATAAACATGCTGTTTTAAAGGAACTCAGAGCCATAAAAAAATTAAAGCCCAATAGCCCTTGCAGCCTTGAAATCCATGCAAAAAAAACAAAACTTCTTTTTGAGAAAACACAGCGTTCAGCTCAACAAACACGCTCAAGGCTTTCAAACAAGCCGTCCCATATCGTGTTCAACCCTGATCTGCCAATCACCCATAAAAAAGATGACATCATTTGTGCCATAAAAAACAACTCAGTGGTGATTATATCTGGAGAAACCGGGTCCGGAAAAACCACCCAGATACCAAAATTCTGTCTTGAGGCAGGACGAGGAATTAAAGGACTGATCGGCTGTACTCAACCCAGACGAATCGCGGCTGTCAATGTGGCCCGAAGAATCGCCGAAGAACTCAATGAAAACATTGGCAAATCAGTGGGTTATAAAATCAGATTTGACGATAAAACAAATGCTAATGCTTATATAAAAATGATGACCGATGGAATCCTGCTGGCTGAAACCCAGGCAGACCGTTTTCTAAGTGCATATGACACCATTATTGTGGATGAGGCCCATGAAAGAAGCTTGAATATTGATTTTACTCTGGGAATTTTAAGGCGTCTTGTCCGGCAGAGAAAAGACCTTAAGCTGATTATCACATCCGCTACCATTGATACTCAAAAATTCTCCAAAGCCTTTGACAATGCCCCGATCATTGAAGTATCAGGACGGATGTACCCGGTGGAAACCCTTTACAGGCCTTTTTTAGACGAAGACAGCGAAAAACACAGTTTTGAAGACCAGGGATATGTTGAGGCGGCGGCAGATGCGGTACATCTTCTTTTGTCCCAATCAAGATCCGGTGATATCCTGGTGTTTATGCCCACAGAGCAGGATATCGGGGAAACCATGGAACTGATCAGGGGCAAACAGCATCCGGGAGTAACTGTGCTGCCGCTTTTTGCAAGACTTTCAGCCCAAGAGCAGTCCAAGATTTTTTCACGCCAGGTGGGAAGAAAAGTCATTGTCTCCACCAATGTGGCCGAGACCTCCTTAACCATACCCGGAATTAAATATGTTGTGGATACAGGACTTGCCAGAATTCCCAGCTATTCTCCCCGGACAAGAACTACATCCCTTCCTGTCAGCCCCATTTCCCAGTCATCGGCCAACCAGCGGCTGGGGAGGTGCGGTCGGGTTGAAAACGGGATCTGTATCAGGCTGTTTGACGAGGATGATTTCGGGGCCAGGCCATTTTTCACATCCCCTGAAATCCTGAGAAGCAATCTTGCCGAAGTCATATTACGAATGATCGCCCTTAACTTAGGGGATGTTTCAACCTTTCCGTTCATTGATGCACCTGCTCCCAAAAGTGTTAAGGACGGGTTTGACACACTGATTGAACTTGGGGCCATCAAAGAAAAGACAACAAAACATAAAACGGCAAAAAAAAAGGAATACACTCTCACAAAAATCGGCCTGATCATGGCAAAGCTGCCCATAGACCCCAAATTATCCAGGATTCTGATAGAAGCGGACACAAAAGGCTGCCTGGCCGAAGCAGTCATCATTACCACGGCCCTGGCCATTTCAGATCCAAGACAAAGACCTGCGGAAAAAACTCAGGCAGCAGATCAACAGCATGCGATGTTCAAGGATCCAGGATCTGATTTTATCACGATTCTAAATATCTGGAATGCAGTTAAAGCAGCGGAAAAAAAATTAAACTCCCGTTCAAAGCTCAAAAAATTCTGCCAGGACCATTTCCTGTCCTTCAAGCGACTGAGGGAATGGACTGACATCCATGGACAAATTGTCAGGATACTCAAAGAACATGGGATAAGAGGGGAAAAAAAAATTGATTTTCAAACAGGAACTCAGGGCATGAAGTCCAAAGAGTTCAACCTGGGCGGACCATTGTACATCGCACTGCATCAATCTCTTTTATCCGGATATCTTGCCAATATTGCCCATAAAAAAGAAAAAAACATATTCAGTGCTGCAAAAGGACAGCAGGCCATGATATTTCCAGGGTCCGGCCTGTTCAACACTGCCGGAAACTGGATTGTTGCGGCGGAATTTGTCAAAACCAGCCAGTTGTTTGCAAGGTCGGTTGCCACAATTGACCCTGAATGGCTTGAACCCATTGCAAAAGATCTGTGTGCCCATACCTATTGTGACCCCCACTGGGAAAAAAAACGCGGACAAGTCATTGCAAAAGAACAGGTGTCATTGTTCGGACTGATTATTGTAGATGGCAGAAATATTGCCTATGGCAAGATAAATCCCGAAGAATCCGGAGAAATATTTATCCGACATGCCCTGGTCCAGGGAGAAATCCATCAGCAGTTTGAATTCATGACTCATAACCGGCAATTGATTGATCAGCTTGAAACACTTGAACATAAAACCAGAAGAAAGGATATCCTGGCATCTGAAGATGATATGTATCTTTTTTACCAGTCACGGCTTCCCAAACATTTTTATAATATCAGAACCTTTTCCAAATTTATCAAGGACCAAAAAAATCAGGATTTTTTAAAAATGACCCTGGAAGATCTTCAGCAATCTTTTGTTGATGAAACTGAACTCTGCTTGTTTCCCGATGCTCTTACCATGGAGCAGGGCAAATTCAAGCTTGAATATGAATTCAATCCGGGATCTCAAAAAGATGGTGTAACCCTTAAAGTTCCTGCCGCATCTGCTGCAATGGTATCAAAAAACAGTGTGGACAGACTGATCCCAGGGCTTTTTGAAAACAAGATAGCCGCTTTAATCAAAGCGCTTCCCAAAAAATACCGGGTAAAACTGGTTCCTGTGTCTGAAAAAGCCGCTATCATTGCCAAAGAAATGCCCGAACAAGACAAGCCCTTGTATTCACAGCTCTCTTCTTTTATCCAAAAACGATTTGACCTTGTGATCCCCGCAACCCTATGGTCAGACAAGGAACTGCCGGACCATTTAAAAATGAGAATCTCCATCAGGGACAAAAAAGGAAAAGAGATCAAAGCCATACGGGATAAATCCGTTTTAAACGAATTTTATTCCAACCTGGCACCTCAAAAAGGCAATTCTTTTCATGCCGCCCAAAAAAAATATGAACTGTCCCCTGTTAAAGAGTGGAATTTCAAGGATCTTGAAGATGTTATCATAATTGATCAAAATCCGGATTTTATGCAAAAAGCCTATCCTGGTTTGCAAATTGAAACCAAAACCGGTACAAAAAACGACACCATAGTTTTATCCTTGAGGCTGTTCAAATCGGAACAGGCGGCACAAACCGCCCATTGTAAAGGGATAAACGCATTGTTCCAGCTCTGTTTTCCCGATGATTTCAAAGCCTTGAAAAAAGATATCAACATCTCTTCGCAAATAAAGCAGATGGCCCCGTTTTTTAATGGGCAGACAAAATTTCAGCAATCCTTGTTCAACCTTATCACCACGACCGTGTTTGCAAAAAATATCCGGACAAAAAAAGAATTTGAAACCCATGCGCAAAAGCAATTAAAATTGCTTTACCATACCGGTCGGCAATTTATAAAAATTATCTCAACCCTTGGCAAAGAATATCAAGCCTGTTTTGAACTCATTCAAAAACTGTCCTTTCAGCACCAGAAAAAGAAAAAAACCTTTGATATCTTAACAGCTCTTTTCAAAGACTTAAAAAATATTGTGCCTGAGAATTTCTTGGATCTGTATACGATGGAGAGAATCGAGGATCTTCACAGGTATGTCGCCTGTATAAGGATCAGGGCCCAGAAATCCGTTGACAATCCGCTCAAAGAAGAAAAAAAAGCATTGCAGACCGCAGGCTACACTAAACATTTGAATCAGCTTTTATCCTCACTGTCACAAGACTCTTCTACTGAAAAATCCCAACAGGTTGAAGACTTTTTCTGGCTCATAGAAGAGTACAAAATATCTTTGTTTGCCCAGGAATTAAAAACAAAGGTAAAAATTTCCGCAAAAAAGCTGGATCAATTTTTAATCCGCCTTTCTACAATGATCTGACAGACCTTTCACTTTTTTTTGCCGGTTGAGTTTAGATCCATTCATCGGGCAATTGAAAAAAAAAGGTATGCAATCTTGATAGACAAAAAAAAACAAATAGGTTAAAAAAGCATTTAACAACATAAACATAAGGATGATATCGTGTTTGCCGAAAACATAACCTACCCTGCTGCTCTTCTTGCAGGGCTGCTTTCTTTTTTTTCTCCCTGTATCCTGCCGCTGATACCGGCATATTTTTCTTTTATCACCGGTTTATCTTTGGATGAACTGAAGGAAAACAAAAGGCAAACCCGGCAGAAAGTGTTTTTGTCCACTGTTTTTTATGTGGCAGGCTTTTCCTTTATTTTCATTCTTTTCGGGGCGTCCGCATCTTTTCTGGGAGGGCTTGCCTCACAATACGCCTGGGTGGTCAGATATATTGGAGGCGGCATAATTCTTGTCTTCGGACTTCACCTTCTGGGAATCATAAACATCAAGGGATTTAATTTTGAAAAAAAAATTCATGTCAAGGAAAAGCCTTTGCACCTGATGGGCACCTTTGTCATCGGCATGGCCTTTGGTGCAGGCTGGAGTCCCTGCATCGGCCCACTGCTGGGCTCAATTTTAATTGTTGCCGGAAACCAGGAGACGGTTCTTAAAGGAGTTTTTCTTTTAGCGGTTTACTCTGCAGGCCTTGCTGTTCCCTTTCTTATCCTGTCCGTTTTCATCAATTCTATTCTTGAAATTATGAAACGGGCCACAAAATTTATCAGAGTACTCAATAAAATTTCCGGAATTTTGCTGATTGCCATCGGTCTTTTGCTGGTATTTGACAAATTCAGACTTTTTGCAATCCTGTAATAAAGCCGGTTTACAACCTTACGCCCCATTCTCAAGCCACCTTAAAACACAGGCGGCAGCCGTTTCCCATTTGTCTTCACCAATCAGCCAGTGGGAATGGGACTCAAATTCTTTAAAAGTGGCAACATGTTGGTATTTTTCAGCTATTTTTCTGACAACCCAAGCCGGGACAATTCTGTCTTTTGAGCCTGCAACTATCAATGCCGGACAGGTTATTTTAGTCTCATCAACCCTGGATGCCCTGTTGTGATCCAGATACCAGAAACCAATTTCAAACGCAGCCCGGCCGGACTCATACACCATCTTTTGATATTCTTTTTTTTGCCGGGATTCAGGCAATTGATGCAAAATCGCATAAGAAGCTGCTTCAAAGGATATCCGATGCGGTTTTTTCCAGAATTCCCATTGGGAAAATATACTGAAAAAACTTTTCAGAACCGACCATGAAATGCAATGAATCCCCGCAGGGGGTGCCGGGGTAAGCAACACCAATGTCCGGGCAAGGCCTTTTGCCGCCAAAATCTGGGCTAAAAGCCCCCCCATAGAGTGTCCCATAAGAATGGGTTTGTTATCAAATTTTTGAAGATATGCTTCAAGGTCATCCGCATAATCCAGAAGGCTTGCTGTTCCCAGCCCGTCAGGAGGAGTATCCTTCGGGTCACTATCATGGTGCCGTAACACCGGCACATGACAGTTATAACCACGAGCCTCAAAATACGATTTAAAAAAGGTCCAGCACCAGTCACTTCCCCACATACCATGAATCATTACAATATTATTTGTCATCTTCCACCTGATAGTTTAAAAATGTTTTCCAACTTATGCCAAAGCAGCCTTAAACACGACATATTCCTTTTCACATAGTCCTTGCACCCCTAAAGGACGCTCTATTCCATCATGACAATCCGATCCGCCGGTCACCAAAAGATGATATTTTTCTGCCCAGGATTTCATCAGGTCCTGATGGGCTTTAATATGGCCGGGATAATAAACTTCCAGCCCGCGAACCCCTGCTTCAATAAACTCCGGCAGTATCTGCTGAACAATGTCCAGGGGCGGCAGCACTTCCTTATAATGCCCCTTGCCGGGAAAAGAACCTGCTGCCGGATGGGCCAAAACAGCAAGGATACCCTGTTCCCGGATGATGTCCACTGCCTGTTCCAGTTTTATTCCGGAAGGAAGGTATGCAGGACTGTCATTTCCAATGATGGCATTGATGGTATCGGCATCAATAATGCCAAACCCGTCCTTTAACGCAAGGGAAAAATGGCGTCTTGTGGCATTATCACTTAATTCAGCGATATCTTCAAATTTCAGATCCCTGTTTAACAAAGGGGTGGTCCCGTTCGGTCCGAAAAATTTATTAATTTCGTCAACCCTTGCCCTTACCAGTTTATCTCCCCTTCCTTTGGCTAAAATTTTATTAATTTTTGCCATGAAAGAATCTTCCATAAGCATGGCCGGTGAAAAATAACACAAAAGGTGCAATGTCCCGGTAAAATAAGAACGCTTAAACCGAATAGAAACTTCCACTCCCGGAATCACATCAATACCGTTCTTTTTTCCTGCAGCCGTTGCGGTTTTCAACCCCTTTAGCGTATCATGGTCAGTGATACCAATGACCCTTATACCAAGACGTTTTGCCTGTTCAATAATCTGATCGGGTGTGAAATCTCCATCAGATGCCGTTGTGTGATTGTGCAAATCAGCAAATATTTTCTGATCCATAGCGTTTCCTTAAAGTCAGCCTGTTTATCATTATTTTGCCATCTTCCTGTTTTTATAATGCTTATCATAAAAATACAATTTGATTTTTTTAAAAATACAATTTGATTTTTTTTAAAAAGAATAAGATAATACTTGATTTTTAAAAATCAGATATTAGATAAAGAATAGTTCTTTTAATAAAATTATTTTGGAGATAATGATTAACATGTGTAAAACCGGTAGAGATATAGATATTATCAATGAATTAGGAAAAGTGGATTCCGAAAAAAGCGCTAAATCCATATTAAAAAAACATATGGACGATGAACAATTAACCCGGATTTTAAAAATCAAACACCCTGAAGTCTTAAAAAGAATTGCCGATTCAATTGTTCTTTGCAACCCTTCTGCTGTCTTTGTCAACACAGGATCACCCGAGGACAGGGAATTTATTAAAAATCTTGCCCTTGAAAAAAAGGAAGAAAGCTCACTTGCAATGAAGGGGCATACCATTCACTTTGACCTGGCCCAGGAACAGGGTAGAATCATTGACAGGACATATTATATCGCAAACCCGGAAGATCAAGTCAGTTCGCTTGCCAACCGTATGGACAGGCCCACGGCCCTTGAACAAGTCCGGTCAAACATGACGGATATCATGAAAGGCATGACCATGATCATTGGATTTTACATGCGGGGCCCTGTTGGCTCTCCCGTATCAAATCCTGCTTTGGAAATCACAAGCTCCACCTATGTCGCCCACAGTGCTGAACTGCTTTACAGAAACGCCTATGCCGCGTTTGATAAAGAAGTTGAAAATCTTGGCCATTTCTTTACCAATGTTCACAGCGAAGGGCTGAACAGGCCGGAAGATCTTCCCGATGCAAGGGTGTTCATGGATCGCAAATTCAAAACCACCTACAGCTGGAAATGCACCTATGCCGGAAACACCCTGCTGCTTAAAAAAGGAAACCATAGGTTCGCAGTAGACAAGGCAGTGTATGAAAATCTTGGACAGGAACTATCCGAGCATATGTTTATCACGGGAATCCATGGTCCCAATGACCGCGTAACATGGTTTGCAGGTGCCGCTCCCAGCGGATGCGGAAAAACCACCACAGCCATGGCAGGAAATGTATTTATCGGCGATGATCTCGCCCAGATGTGGATTGCCGATGACGGCAGCATCCGGTCAGTCAACCCGGAAGCCGGTATTTTCGGCATTGTGGAAGATGTTAATCTTGAAGGCGATCCACTGCTGATGAAAGTCTTACGACAGCCCGGACATGAAGTGATCTGGTCCAATGTGCTGATTGACGAAAACAAAGTTCCCCATTGGGTGGGAAACAATGAAAACCATCCTGACAAAGGATTCAATTTCCAGGGAGATTGGTATAAAGGCAAAACCGATGAAAACGGCAAACCCGTTCCCATGTCCCATCCCAATTCCAGGTGTACCCTGCGCTCGACCAGCCTTGACAACTACTCCCCTGAAGCTGAAAACCCCAAAGGTGCCCTGACACGAGTGTTTACATACAGTGGCAGGGATGCAGACACAATGCCTCCGGTCTGGGTGGCTCAAAATTCAGATGCCGGAGTTGTCATCGGAGCCTGTATCGTGTCGGCTGCCACAGCAACGGAAGTCGGAGCCACCGGTGTAAAAAGGTCGCCCTGGGCCAATGCCGCCTTTATTCCCGGCTCTCTGGGAGATTATATGGATGCCCAGTTTAAATTTTTCGGCAGTGACAAAATAAAAAACGATTATAAACCCGTTATGGCAGGCCTCAATTATTTTCTGACTGACAAGGCCCGTGGTGGAGACTCCTCTATGCTTCTCGGAGAAAAAAGAGATGTAAAAGTATGGCTTTCCTGGCTTGAAAGATATGCCCACAATGAAATAGACCATATCACAACCCCAATTGGGAATATTCCCAGATATGATGATTTAAAATCATTGTTTAAGCAGATTATCGGCAAAGACTATACCAAGGAGTTGTATACAAAACAATTTTCTTTATATTTGGATCATATCATCAAACGCTTGGAGCTTCAGCAGGAAGCCTATTCCAAAGAAGAAAGAGTACCTCAAACCCTGTTTGACATTTTAGCTGAACAAAAACAAGCCCTTTCAGCATTAAGGGATACCCATGGCAGTATTGTATTGCCGGACATATTTGTTAATTAAAAATTCAAACAAAACAAGCCAAACCAGAATAGCGTTGATACACGCAAGGGACAGATTTTAAATCT belongs to Desulfobacula toluolica Tol2 and includes:
- a CDS encoding ParB/RepB/Spo0J family partition protein, with amino-acid sequence MINKKKKKTGLGRGISALIPDFDSFDTPESSPDFLMCSVDEIAPNRYQPRTVFDREELDKLKDSIAQQGVLQPLLVRKLDDSYELIAGERRLRAAREADLTHVPVFVKNLTDEQVLEVSIIENIQRQNLNVLEEAQAYHRLIKEFDYTQEKVAKKIGKNRSTIANLLRLRSLPQVIKDSLVAEQISMGHARALLGADSEESRIHLFEIVIKKALSVRETEQLVNNAKKVSPKLNKTISAEEKQFLDDTCSLLSSRIQSSVRIQKKGDKGKIEINFKSKTEFQRLVDFLSGVS
- a CDS encoding ParA family protein; the encoded protein is MTQIISIANQKGGVGKTTTSVNLSAALAKIGKKTLLVDCDSQANATTGMGIDKLSLEHSLYQGLIGEADINDIICPTMMPKLMMIPSDIDLIGFEIEMVSADDRVKKLKMLLEQVKEKFDYIIIDCPPALSLLTLNAFTASDAVLIPLQSEFYALEGLGQLLDTIKRVKSSFNPGLKIKGILLTMYDKRTNLAQQVVEDAKKYFKDMVFKTKIPRNVKLGEAPSYGLPAIIYDKQSQGSKSYVAFAREFLKR
- a CDS encoding (Fe-S)-binding protein; amino-acid sequence: MGDTAIKIGGARKSAFKDKVMKLLPDGGNLNACLTCGACASGCPATGLDGMDPRKFLRMAALGMDEEILSTNWVWMCSMCTRCMYVCPMQINIPQLVFNARAQWPKDKKPKGITSSCDMALKHDTCSAMGANEEDFQFVVEDVLEEYQESQPEFAEMKADINREGAYYFLNQNSREPVTEPDEMVPLWKIMHLAGADWTYGTKGWAAENYCLFSADDESWEKIVRTKVKAVEDLGCKVWLNTEUGHELFAVRAGLQKFNIPYNFEIKSIIQLYAEWIRDGKLKPSSDWNKERQIKFTVQDPCQLVRKSFGDPVAEDLRYVVKAVVGEENFVDMTPNRSNNFCCGGGGGYLQSGFQEQRRAYGQTKANQILATKASYCITPCHNCHAQVHDMAEVNDHAWQTTHLWTLLNLSLGILGPNEREYLGDDLKDVDVFHPESAM
- the hrpA gene encoding ATP-dependent RNA helicase HrpA, with protein sequence MKKLKKIESLCSNVMLKDKHAVLKELRAIKKLKPNSPCSLEIHAKKTKLLFEKTQRSAQQTRSRLSNKPSHIVFNPDLPITHKKDDIICAIKNNSVVIISGETGSGKTTQIPKFCLEAGRGIKGLIGCTQPRRIAAVNVARRIAEELNENIGKSVGYKIRFDDKTNANAYIKMMTDGILLAETQADRFLSAYDTIIVDEAHERSLNIDFTLGILRRLVRQRKDLKLIITSATIDTQKFSKAFDNAPIIEVSGRMYPVETLYRPFLDEDSEKHSFEDQGYVEAAADAVHLLLSQSRSGDILVFMPTEQDIGETMELIRGKQHPGVTVLPLFARLSAQEQSKIFSRQVGRKVIVSTNVAETSLTIPGIKYVVDTGLARIPSYSPRTRTTSLPVSPISQSSANQRLGRCGRVENGICIRLFDEDDFGARPFFTSPEILRSNLAEVILRMIALNLGDVSTFPFIDAPAPKSVKDGFDTLIELGAIKEKTTKHKTAKKKEYTLTKIGLIMAKLPIDPKLSRILIEADTKGCLAEAVIITTALAISDPRQRPAEKTQAADQQHAMFKDPGSDFITILNIWNAVKAAEKKLNSRSKLKKFCQDHFLSFKRLREWTDIHGQIVRILKEHGIRGEKKIDFQTGTQGMKSKEFNLGGPLYIALHQSLLSGYLANIAHKKEKNIFSAAKGQQAMIFPGSGLFNTAGNWIVAAEFVKTSQLFARSVATIDPEWLEPIAKDLCAHTYCDPHWEKKRGQVIAKEQVSLFGLIIVDGRNIAYGKINPEESGEIFIRHALVQGEIHQQFEFMTHNRQLIDQLETLEHKTRRKDILASEDDMYLFYQSRLPKHFYNIRTFSKFIKDQKNQDFLKMTLEDLQQSFVDETELCLFPDALTMEQGKFKLEYEFNPGSQKDGVTLKVPAASAAMVSKNSVDRLIPGLFENKIAALIKALPKKYRVKLVPVSEKAAIIAKEMPEQDKPLYSQLSSFIQKRFDLVIPATLWSDKELPDHLKMRISIRDKKGKEIKAIRDKSVLNEFYSNLAPQKGNSFHAAQKKYELSPVKEWNFKDLEDVIIIDQNPDFMQKAYPGLQIETKTGTKNDTIVLSLRLFKSEQAAQTAHCKGINALFQLCFPDDFKALKKDINISSQIKQMAPFFNGQTKFQQSLFNLITTTVFAKNIRTKKEFETHAQKQLKLLYHTGRQFIKIISTLGKEYQACFELIQKLSFQHQKKKKTFDILTALFKDLKNIVPENFLDLYTMERIEDLHRYVACIRIRAQKSVDNPLKEEKKALQTAGYTKHLNQLLSSLSQDSSTEKSQQVEDFFWLIEEYKISLFAQELKTKVKISAKKLDQFLIRLSTMI
- a CDS encoding cytochrome c biogenesis CcdA family protein, whose product is MFAENITYPAALLAGLLSFFSPCILPLIPAYFSFITGLSLDELKENKRQTRQKVFLSTVFYVAGFSFIFILFGASASFLGGLASQYAWVVRYIGGGIILVFGLHLLGIINIKGFNFEKKIHVKEKPLHLMGTFVIGMAFGAGWSPCIGPLLGSILIVAGNQETVLKGVFLLAVYSAGLAVPFLILSVFINSILEIMKRATKFIRVLNKISGILLIAIGLLLVFDKFRLFAIL
- a CDS encoding alpha/beta hydrolase encodes the protein MTNNIVMIHGMWGSDWCWTFFKSYFEARGYNCHVPVLRHHDSDPKDTPPDGLGTASLLDYADDLEAYLQKFDNKPILMGHSMGGLLAQILAAKGLARTLVLLTPAPPAGIHCISWSVLKSFFSIFSQWEFWKKPHRISFEAASYAILHQLPESRQKKEYQKMVYESGRAAFEIGFWYLDHNRASRVDETKITCPALIVAGSKDRIVPAWVVRKIAEKYQHVATFKEFESHSHWLIGEDKWETAAACVLRWLENGA